CCGCTGATTTGCTATATGAACATTCCGCTCCTAATCCACTCCAAGGAGGAGATTGATACCATCGGGATTCCGCAAAATGCCAGTGGCAAGGGGGCTGTATTCCTAATTAATTCTGGCGCCCCTGGGGAAACGGAGCCTATGGTGCAAATCTTTTTTCAAAAATTAAAGCAAGAGGGATTTAGGAAAACGCTGAGAAAAGAATTTACTAAGTATAATGATGCCTGCATTGATGCACTCATTAAGGGAAAAAAAGAGCCCCTCTTCCGAAACTTAAAGAGCCTTTCTACTTGGGCATTTATTCATTTTAAGCCGATGATTCCCAAAAAATTAATCAGCGCTTGGGAGAGAGGAATTAAGACAAATGATTACTACCTAAAACTCTGCGGAAGCGGCGGCGGCGGCTATGTTTTAGGCTTTGCAGAGGACTTTGAAAAAGCACAAAAAGCCCTCTCAGATTTTCAGCTGGAACCCGTGTATCGTTTCTAAAAAAACAGCCCTATGAGAGCGCCCCAAGGCAATAGCTATGCGATGAAATTACTTTCACTTTTTGCAGTAGTTCGCGGCTATAATGTTGCCATTTTGGTTTTGGCAATGTATTTTGCTGCGTTTTTTATTTTTGCTAAAGGCGATTCGCTAAGTCAATTTTTTAAAAATGTAGAAATCCATTATATCATCATTTCCACGGCACTTTCGGTATCGGCAGGCTATATTATCAATAATTTTTACGATTTAGACAGAGACCAAATCGCACGCCCCATTATGGCATATCTTGCCAAATTTGTGAGCCAAAATTTTAAATTAATCACTTATTTATTTTTAAACTCCTTGGCACTCATTTTTGCCTTTTTAGCATCGTGGCGTGTGACGATATTTATTCTTGCCTTTCAGTTTTTAACTTGGTTTTATTGTCATAAATTAAACAAAATCGTATTTATGAACAATTTATCCTCTACAATTTTGGCATTATTTCCATTTTTAGCATTGTTCTTATACTTTAACAATTACAGTGCTGTGATTTTTGTGCATGGTGCATTTTTAGGGCTGAACTTGCTCACGCTCGACATCGAAAAAGACTTCATTACACAACGCGCCGATAGCATTTACGAATACCAAACGCTGCCCACCGTTCTTGGCACGCACAAATCTAAATTAATCTTAAACCTATTGCTGTTGCTCACTGCCGTTGTAGCATTTCTTTTGGCACATTTTGATGGCGTGGGCAATATGTCTTATTATTTTTACAGCGTAGGGGTGGTTTTCTTTGCCTTGCCCTACTTTATTTTAAGGGCTAAAAGCAAGAAAGAATGGCACTTATTGCACTTTGCCTTAAAAATACTTTTGTGGATTGGGGTGCTAAGTTTGGCGTGGATAAAAATAAATCCCTTAGATTTGCAAAAATTTATTTAATCATGAATACAAACAGAAGAGGTGGAAACCGCAGAGGTGGCACGCCCAGAAATGCTCAATCCGATAACAGAAAAAGAGCGCCAAAATCTTTTAAAAAAACCGATAGAAGAACCGAAAATTCTGAAGACAAAAAACCATTCAGAAAAGAGGGAGAGGCAAGAGGCGATTTTAAAAGAAAACCAAGCTTTGGCAGCAACAGAAAATTTGGCAATAAGCCTTTTAGAAAAAGATTTTCGTCTAAAAAAACTGAAGAAGAGCCAAAAGACACTCGCCTACGATTGAACAAATTCATTGCTAAATCAGGACTTTGCAGTCGTCGTGAGGCAGATGAGCATATCAAAAACGGAATGGTCGAAGTAAACGGCAAAATGGTCACCGAAATGGGCTACAAAGTAGAACCAACCGATGAGGTGCGTTTTGACGGAAAAATTCTAACGCCAGAAGATAAAATCTATATTTTACTCAATAAACCAAAAGGATTTATCACTACTACCAACGATGAGCGTGATCGCAGAACCGTAATGGATTTGGTGAAAAATGCAACGCCTACGCGCGTTTTTCCTGTGGGGCGTCTTGACAGACAAACCACTGGGGTTTTACTATTTACCAACGATGGTGATTTAACCAAAAAATTAACCCACCCAAGCCACAATGTGCGCAAAATCTACCACGTAGTGCTAGACCGCCCCCTACACGGCGACGATATGGAACGCGTGCGCAAAGGCATCCCAATGACAGAAGGAATTGCTCGTGTAGACAAAGTTTCCTACATCGAAGGCAAACCACACAACGAAGTGGGTGTAGAAATCCACATTGGCTGGAACCGCGTAGTACGCCGTATTTTTGAAAGATTGGGCTACAAAATCGTTTCGCTAGACCGCGTTTCGTTTGCAGGGCTTACCAAGAAAAATGTAAAACGAGGCACTTGGAGAATCCTTGACAAACAAGAAATTGATTTCCTAAAAATGGTGTAAAAATCATTTTTTAATCATAACTAAAAACCTAAAATTTGGAATTCAGATTTTAGGTTTTTTTATTGGTTCAAAATCTTGAGAAAATGTGTTTTTGCCCATAATCACAAAATCATGGTATTATTTTTGATGATATTTATCAGAATTTTAAACACAAAAAAATATAGATTATGGCTTTTCAATTACCAGAATTACCGTACGCATTTGATGCATTAGAACCACATATCGATGCTAAAACCATGGAAATCCACCATGATAAGCACCACGCTGGATATACAAATAACTTAAACGCTGCAATTGAAGGAACAGCTTTAGAAGGAAAAACAATCGAAGAAATCTTGGTAGAAGGTTTTGAAACTCCTGCTGTGAGAAACAATGGCGGAGGATTCTATAATCACTCACTTTTCTGGCAAATCCTTTCTCCAAACGGAGGTGGCGAGCCAAAAGGTGAATTAGCTGAAGCTATCAAAGAAAAATTCGGATCTTTTGACAAATTCAAAGAAGAATTTTCAAACAAAGCTAAAACTCAATTCGGTTCAGGATGGGCGTGGCTTTGTGTTTACAAAGGTGGTAAAGTAGATGTTTGCTCTACGGCAAACCAAGACAACCCGTTGATGCCAAATGGCTGCGGAGGAACTCCAATTTTAGGATTAGATGTTTGGGAACACGCTTACTATTTAAAATACCAAAACAAACGTCCAGACTATGTTGCTGCATTCTGGAATGTGGTAAACTGGGAGAAAGTTGAAGAATTATATGCTAAAAATAAATAATATAACTTTTTAAAACTTCCAATTTTAGCCTGTTTTCATAACAGGCTTTTTTTATTACCTTTACGCCGTGAAACCCTTTAAGAAGTTCCAAAATATAGTGCTAAACTCCCCCGTGCTTAATAAATGGGCGGTGCTTTTTGTGCTGTTAGGAATTTTAATTACCACTGTGTACATCTCTAAAACCATTGTAGACCAACTCCGTAGCGAGGAAGAACACAAGGTGGAAACCATCGTAGCGGCGCTAGAACTACAAAGCTCCGACCGAGAGACCTCCCCCAAGGCGCGGGATTTAGCCCTGAGAATTCTAGCTGAAAACAATGCAATCCCTCTGATTTTAATTGATGAAGATAATGTCTTCTCTTACCAAAAAAACTTAGACCATATCGAAAAACGCCTAGAAACGGATAGCCTTTTCCTAAAAAATTATATCGAAAAACTGCGCTCCTACCACGAGCCCATCAAGGTAGATTTGCCTTTTGGAACACAAAGTATTTATTACCAAAACTCACAACTACTCAAAAAGTTACAATATTACCCTTTAATTTTAATTGTAATTTTAATGGTTTTTGCGGTACTTGTAATTTGGTATTTTAGGATTGTAGACGCCTCATCGCAAAACTTTTTATGGGCTGGCATGGCAAAAGAAACCGCACACCAGATTGGCACCCCCCTCAGCTCATTGCTTGGCTGGATCGAAATTCTAAAATATGAAAATGTAGATAAAAACATTTTATACGAAATAGAATCAGATGTAAAAAGATTGAAACAAATTGCCGATCGTTTCTCTAAAATTGGCTCTACGCCAGAGCTTAAAAAAACCAATGTGGTAAAAGTGGCAAAAGACTCATACGAGTACCTGAAAAAGCGAATCAGCGATAAAGTGATTTTCTCCTTTTATAGCCAAGAAAAAGAGCTTTGTTCTAATGTGAGCCCTGAATTGCTAAGCTGGGTGTTTGAAAATGTGATGCGAAATGCCGTAGATGCGATGCAAAATCGTGGCGAAATTTCGTTTAAAATTCTCAAAAGAGAGAACAAAATCATTATTTTGATTAAAGACACAGGTCCCGGTATAGATTCAAGCAAAATCGGGAAAATCTTTGACCCTGGCTACACGACCAAAAAGCGTGGTTGGGGTATTGGATTATCTTTAGCCAAACGCATTGTCGAAGAATTCCACAACGGGAGCATTTATGTAGATTTTTCGGACAAAGAGAACGGAACGCAGTTTTGCATTGAGCTTAATGAATGTTCATAAAAAAATGGATTTTGCTATATTTTTTAGCCTAAAACAATCTTTTCAACATAAAAAAAAGCTGAAATTATATAATTTCAGCTTTTCTGTTTTTTAATGTAGATTTGATTAATCAATCGTTCTACACTCGTGGATTAAAAATTCTTTTTCGGCACCTTCTAAATAAGGAGAAAGTGCTGTTTCTACACGAGAATGGTATTTATTTAGCCATGTTTTTTCCTCTTCAGTTAAGAGTTTTACATCTAAACAATCAATGAATAATGGACAAAGTGTAAGCGTTTCAAATTCATAAAATTCACCAAATTCAGAAGTTGAATACTCCGAAACAGCAATTAAGTTTTCGATTCTAATTCCGTATTTATTTTCGCGATATAAACCTGGTTCGTTAGAAACCACCATTCCTGGCACCAGTTGCGTATTGTTTAAATTTTTTCTAATATTTTGAGGCCCTTCATGTACATTCATAAAGCTACCCACTCCATGACCTGTTCCGTGACCAAAATCGCGATCGTTCATCCATAGTGGCAATCTTGCAATTGCATCTAAATGTACACCACAAGTACCTTTTGGGAAACGAGCCATGGAAAGATTTATCATTCCTTTTAAGACCAAGGTCCAATCTTTTTTGAACTCAGCACTTGGCTCATCAAAGCTCAAAGTACGGGTGATATCGGTGGTACCTTCAAGATATTGCCCTCCTGAATCGATTAAAATTGTGCCTTCGTTTTTCACCTTTTTGGCTGTATCTTTTGCCGCAGAATAGTGCACTACGGCACCATTTCCCTGATAGCCAACGATGCTGCCAAAACTTTCGCCTACAAAGGCCTCGCCCTGAGCTCTGAATTCTCTTAATTTTTCGCCTATGCTGTACTCATTTAAGTCCTCTTTTCCTGCAGAAGTTTTAAGCCAATGGAAGAATTTAACCAATGAAACGCCATCTCGCACCATTACTTTTCTGAAACCTTCGAGCTCTGCTTCGTTTTTAATCGCTTTGAATAAATTCCCTGGTGCAGGTGCTACAATTATCTTATTATCTGCACTTAAAGTTGAGAAAATTAATTGATTGGCATTTGGTGCTAAAAGAATATTTTTGCCTTTCAAAGTTTTTAAATAATCGAAAAATGCATCATAATCCTTAATCTGAACATGGGCTTGCTCTAGATGAGCTTTCACATCTTCGGTTACTTTTTGCGGCTCTACAAAAAGCGTAGTTTTATCTTCCTCAATGCATAAATAGCCCAAAAACACTGGGTTAAACGCCACATCATTCCCGCGAAGATTTGTTGTCCAAGCCACATCATCTAGTGCAGTTACGATATGTGTATCGGCTCCTTTTTGGTGCATTTTTTCTTTGATTTTTGCTAATTTTTCCTGAACACTTTCGCCTGCATATTCAAGTGGGTGTACAAAAATCGCATCGGATTTTTCAATTTTTCGATCTTTCCAAACTTCATCTATCAAAGGAATATGGATTAATTGAATGCCTTTGCTGTTCAATTTATCTTCCAATGTTTGCCAATTAGCTCGTGAAGTGGCCAGTGCATTAACTCCTACTTTGCCTCCTTCTGGTATTTGCTCAATAATCCAATCAATATAATTGGGAGTTCCCTCTACACCATCTTTAAACAGATCGATTCCAGAACCTTCTAGTTCCATAGGTGCCTGCACAAAGTATCTTGAATCGGTCCATAAACCAGCTTTGTCTTTAGTTATTACAACAAAACCTGCAGAACCTGTAAATCCTGAAAGCCAAGCACGCTCTTGCCAATGAGTAGGCATGTATTCACTCATATGAGGATCAGCACTAAATACGATAAACGCATCTATATTATTGCTCTGCATCGCATTTCTCAAGGCAGAAACTTTTTCTTTTACTAACATTTTTATTTATTTTTGGTTTGATATAAATCCCACAAAAATTATACAAATTACGATTTTTTGAGGATTAAATTATAAACATAAAAAAAAGAGGCGTTTAAAACGCCTCTTTTTTTATTCTCTAAAAGAAATTTTATTAGTGTAATGATTTAACTGAAACCGCTACACGTCTGTTACATTGTCTTCCTTCTGGAGTATCATTTGTACATTTAGGATTTTCTTGACCGAATCCTCTTGCACTTAACACACCTGCAGGGATACCTCTTTGTTCTAAGGCTTTAACTACAGAAGCAGCTCTTCTTTCAGAAAGTTTAAGGTTGTAAGCAGCTCTACCTGTATTATCAGTGTATCCATCAATATTTAATTTTAAATCTGGATAAGCAGCTAACAAGTCTTTAATTTCTTGTGCTTTTTGATCGATTTTAGCATCTGAAGATGGTCTGATATCAGCTTTATTTGTAGCAAATTCAACAGTAAAGTCTACATTGATTCTTTCCACTTTTTCAGCAATAATCACTTCTTCTGCAACTGGACATCCATCAGGAGCAACACCAGCTTCGTTTGGACATTTGTCTACATTATCAGTAAATCCGTCACGATCGGTATCTGGCCAAGGACATCCGTTATTTTCTCTTGGACCTGCTTGATTTGGACAGTTATCTACATTATCGTTCAATCCGTCACCATCTGTATCTTTCCAAGGACATCCGTTATTTTCTTTTGGTCCTGCTTCATTAGGGCAGTTGTCTAAGTTATCTGGAATACCATCACCATCTGTATCTGGACATCCGTTAAACTCTGCTAAACCTGGAGTATCTGGACATTGATCTTTGCTATCTTCGATTCCATCTTTATCTCTATCTTGTTTACCAAATTTAAAGGTAACACCAGCTGTATGTTGGAAGAAATTGATGTAATCTGAATTATCTCCTATAGGTGAGAAGTTATAGTCTGATGCTAAGTTGATACCAAAGTTATCTGTAATCCAGAAGTTGATACCAGCTCCACCTTGAGCCATTAAGTAATTTTCTTTACCTTCGAATTTACCAGAAACAGTTTCTCCTGTACCCATAGTGTAAGTTTCGTTCTCACCAAAGTTGATTCCGGTGTAATCGTAGTGGTGGTAAGAAGCTCCAATTCTTAAATATGGATCAAACCAATAGCTTTTGTCTGCTTTACCTAAAAGGCGGTAGCGTAAACCTAACCCAGCATTTACAAATAGCTTATCATCTACTTTCATTCTCTTGTTGCTCACTTCTCCAATTGAAGCAGTTAAGTCTGCAGAGAATTTACCTCCCAAATGTCTGATAACAGACAATTTTGATAATGGAGGAACGATTTCGTAATCGTCTGTGTCAAAAAATCCATCAAATACTCCACGGCCTGCTGATGTAAAATCTACGGCGTGAGCTCCGATTGTAATGCCCCAAGGATTGCTAGCATCCTGAGCGTACGAATTGGCTCCTACAAACAAGGTTGCAGCTAATCCAAGCGCTAAATTAAATTTTTTCATACTCAAAATATTTTATTTAAATGTTCTATCTTCGATTAACAATTATCGCGCAAAGTTAAAAAATCTTTTGGATTCTATCTAAATTCCTTTTAATATCTTTTTCCTTTAACACCTGCCTTTTATCAAAAAGCTTCTTCCCTTTGGCTAAATAAATCTTAAGCTTTGCATAGCCTTTACTATTGATATACAGTAGAGTAGGCACTATCGTGAGGCCAGATTCCTTTGTTTTTCTATCCAATTTTTGGATTTCTCTTTTATGCAAAAGTAATTTACGGTCGCGCTTAATTTTATGATTAAAATGCGTACCCCAATCATACTCATTAATATGCATATTAACGATGAACACCTCTCCATTCTTCACCTCGCAAAAGCTTTCAGCAATACTCGCCTTGCCCATGCGTATGGATTTAATCTCCGTACCCACCAGCTGGATTCCCGCCGTGAACTCCTCAATCAGCTCATAATTAAAGCGTGCTTTTTTATTTTTAATATTTACTTGCTTCTGTATCACGCAAAGTGTTTTAAACTTTTTATATATTTGCAAATATAACAAAAGTTATTCCAAAATCATATGTTAACAGTATCAAATGTATCTTTACAATTCGGCAAGCGCGTTTTGTTTGACGAAGTAAACATAAAATTCACCAAGGGGAATTGTTATGGAATCATCGGCGCTAACGGCGCTGGGAAATCAACTTTCTTGAAAATCCTTTCAAAAGAGCTAGAGCCTACAAGCGGGCATGTGAGCTTGGAATCAGATAAACGAATGTCTGTTTTAGAACAAGATCACTTTAAATTTGATGAAGTTCCTGTGCTTGAAACCGTTTTGCGCGGAAATCAGAAAATGTTTGAAGTAAAAACTAAAATGGATGAGCTTTATGCTAAACCTGATTTTTCTGAAGAAGATGGGGTGAAAGCAGGTGAGCTAGGTGTGATTTATGAGGAAATGGGTGGCTGGAACGCCGAATCCGACGCGGCTACACTACTTTCAAACCTTGGAATTTCTGAAGAAGACCATTATAAATTAATGAAAGATTTAGACCCTAAGGCCAAAGTCCGTGTACTATTGGCACAAGCTCTTTTTGGGAATCCAGATCTTTTAATCATGGACGAGCCTACTAACGACTTGGATGTCGATACCATTTCTTGGCTAGAAGATTTCTTAGCAGATTACGAAAACACTGTGATTGTGGTTTCTCACGACCGCCACTTCTTAGACGCTGTGTGCACGCACACTGTGGATTTAGACTTTAGCAAACTAAACCTTTACTCAGGAAACTACTCTTTCTGGTACCAAGCATCGCAATTGGCAGCAAGACAAAGAGCGCAAGCCAACAAAAAAGCGGAAGAGAAGAAAAAAGAATTGCAAGAATTTATTCAGCGTTTTAGCTCGAATGTGGCAAAAGCTAAACAAGCTACTGCTCGTAAAAAAATGATCGACAAACTTGATTTGCAAGAAATCAAGCCTTCATCTCGTCGCTACCCCGCAATTATCTTTGAGCAAGAACGCGAAGCTGGGGATCAAATCTTAGAAACAGATAATCTAAAAGCCAGCCTAGAAGGAGAGATTTTATTTGACAATATTTCCATCAATCTACAAAAAGGAGACAAAGTGGGAGTTATTTCTCGCAACGCTTTAGCGCAAACTCGTTTCTTCGAAATTATCTCTGGCAATGTTCCTGCCGATGGCGGAGAATACAAATGGGGAATCACCACTACACAAACTTATCTGCCACTCGACCACACCGAATTTTTCCAAAAAGAAATCAATTTGGTAGATTGGCTAAGACAATATGTAGACACCGATGAGGAACGCCACGAGGAGTACATTCGCGGATTCTTGGGCAGAATGCTTTTCAGCGGAGAGCAAGCCTTAAAAATGAGCACCGTGCTCTCTGGTGGAGAAAAAATGCGTTGTATGTTCTCTCGTATGATGTTGCTAAAAGGCAATGTATTGTTGTTCGACGAGCCTACCAACCACCTAGATTTGGAATCTATTTCGGCGTTGAACAACTCACTCGAGAACTTTAAAGGCACGATTCTTATGTCGTCTCATGACCACGAATTGATGCAAACCGTGTGCAACCGAATTATAGAACTTACTCCAAAAGGTGTAATCGATCGCTACATGACTTACGACGAGTACTTGAAAGATCCTAAGATTAAAGAACTTAGAGAAAAATACTACGCAGAGTAAAACACGAAAAGTCGCCCAATGGGCGACTTTTTTAATTTATCTCATAATTTATGCAAGCTAAAAAAGCCCAACTCTACACAAGTGGGCTATAAAATATTATAAAATTCGATTTTTTAGTCGATAAAATTGTGTGGCTCTCTATAATCAACGATTCTTTTGTCATCTTTACCGAACCCGACGATTTGAATACACCACCAGATTAAAAGACCCAAAATTACAGCAGATAACAACCACCCCATGAAAATCCCTATAGGAGGTAAAATTTTAAAAGTCCACTGAAAAAAGTCACCTAGACCAAAAAAAATCTCTGTAAAAAATGCAAATTGTATCATTATTCCTTTAATTTGCAACAAAGTTATAAAAATGCTTTCAAAAATTCTAAAACTAAACCGAAATTTTGTATCTTTTTTGCTATACGGGATAGCAATAGCGCTTATTTTATTGCAATTTCATTCCAAACTCCACACCGATTACGATTGGGGAGCCGCAGGATTATTTGCCATAGGAATGGCTTGTTTGGCGGGGTATTCCCAGTGGATTTCATTTTTTAATCGCACGCATTATTTTGAATTTTTTAGTTTGATTGCTTTTGCACTTTTAGTTCCCGACTTTTCAAACTTTTCTTTTTTTGCAGGATTTTTATTTTTAATCATCGTGGCATTACAGCTTTTAGATGAATTTGACTTGGGCGAAAAAATACTCTCTCCGTTTGACATCGGTTTCTTCATGGCGATTGCATGCTTCTTGCACCCACCATTTTGGATTTTTGCAGGATTTTTGCTACTGCACTACATTTTGCTCGGGCGCGTAATGCTCCGTGGCTTAATATTATGCGCTTTAGGAATTTTAACCTTTTCGCTACTCACAGCCGAAATCGCTGTTTTATTTGATTTCACCGATTTAGCACCTTATTTATGGGATCGTTTCACTCCACAGATTTCACTGCATTTTAATATCAATTATTTGTGGCTTTCCCCTATTTTGGTGTTCACGATTCTTGGGCTAAATGATTACATCCAAAACATCAATCGCCATTCGGCAGAGAAAAAACTCGTATTTTTCAATGCAATTATGTTTATCCCGTTTGCGATTTTATACACCATTTTATACGCCCACGAAGCGCAATATGCTATCTTATTTTTCGCGATTCCCGTTGCTATTATTTTGGCCAATTATTGCATGTACGCACAAGAAAAATTCAAGGAAATTGTGCTTTTCGGATTTATCATCAGTATTTTGCTATACAAATACGCTCACCTAATCAAGCTACCTGGAATATTAAACGATATATCTTTTTAGGCTAAGCTTTTCGTCTTCAAAAACGGCATAAGTAAAATGGCTGAGCCAATCGCCTGTGTTGATGTATTTTGATTGCTCAGAAAGTTTGATTTCTAAAGGTAAATGTCTGTGACCAAACACAAAATAATCGTAATGCGCTTGGCTTAATTTTCGTTTGGCATACTGCACAAGCCATTCATCATCTCCGTAAAAATTATTGTCTTTATCACCAGATAGATAGCGATTTTTACGCGATAAATATTTGCCCAACCAAAGTGAAAAATCGGGATGCAGTAAATAAAACATTTTTTTAGCTAAAGGATTGGTAAATAACTTTTTCAATCTTTTGTAGCCTTTATCACCAGGACCAAGCCCATCGCCGTGCCCAATGAAGCATTTTTTACCATTAATCACAAACACTTGCGGGCGATTAAACACCTGCGCGTTTAGCTCTTGCTCTAAATAATCTCGCATCCACAAATCATGATTCCCGATGAAGAAATAAATCGGAATCCCAGCATCGGCAAATTCGGCTAATTTCCCCAAAACTCGCATATAGCCCCTCGGCACGACCTGCTTGTATTCAAACCAAAAATCAAATAAATCGCCCAGTAGAAAAAGTGCATGCGTATCGGGTTTTATTTCATTTAAAAACTGAATAAATTTTTGCTCTCGCGCACGGCTTTCTGTTTCATTTGGCGCACCAAAATGCTGATCCGATGCAAAATAGATTTTTTTTCCCGCAGGAATATCAATGATTAATTCTCCTCCGCCAGCCATTCGCCATAAGAATTTTCGGTTTCATACAATTTCAGATACACCAATTCCACTTGCGGTGGCAATTGTTTTTTAATTCGCTCGGCAAAATCAATCAACATATTTTCGCAAGTAGGCTGATAGGGCGTAAAAACGACTTTGTGCCCTTGTTTTTCAAGCATTTCGCCCAGCGATTTGTGCCCAGAATTCTCGTTCAGTAGCACCGCATGATCGAGCTTATCCACAATTTCGGATTTCACGATTTTTTTCACATCGCCAAAATCAATTACCATACCCAGCTTTTCGTTGCTTGTATCCTCAATCGGCGTTCCGCGCAAAGTCACATACAATTTGTACGAATGCCCGTGCACATTTTT
This Ornithobacterium rhinotracheale DNA region includes the following protein-coding sequences:
- a CDS encoding mevalonate kinase; translated protein: MNYPSFFAKILLFGEYGIIENAKGLTIPYNFYKGTLKFTDPSLENKSRENLKKYVQYLNQNMPQQFDVERLNSDLSKGMFFDSNIPQGYGVGSSGALVAAIYDEYAVKKLAKNQLSKQDISELKKTFAQMESYFHGKSSGIDPLICYMNIPLLIHSKEEIDTIGIPQNASGKGAVFLINSGAPGETEPMVQIFFQKLKQEGFRKTLRKEFTKYNDACIDALIKGKKEPLFRNLKSLSTWAFIHFKPMIPKKLISAWERGIKTNDYYLKLCGSGGGGYVLGFAEDFEKAQKALSDFQLEPVYRF
- a CDS encoding geranylgeranylglycerol-phosphate geranylgeranyltransferase; the protein is MRAPQGNSYAMKLLSLFAVVRGYNVAILVLAMYFAAFFIFAKGDSLSQFFKNVEIHYIIISTALSVSAGYIINNFYDLDRDQIARPIMAYLAKFVSQNFKLITYLFLNSLALIFAFLASWRVTIFILAFQFLTWFYCHKLNKIVFMNNLSSTILALFPFLALFLYFNNYSAVIFVHGAFLGLNLLTLDIEKDFITQRADSIYEYQTLPTVLGTHKSKLILNLLLLLTAVVAFLLAHFDGVGNMSYYFYSVGVVFFALPYFILRAKSKKEWHLLHFALKILLWIGVLSLAWIKINPLDLQKFI
- a CDS encoding pseudouridine synthase, with the translated sequence MNTNRRGGNRRGGTPRNAQSDNRKRAPKSFKKTDRRTENSEDKKPFRKEGEARGDFKRKPSFGSNRKFGNKPFRKRFSSKKTEEEPKDTRLRLNKFIAKSGLCSRREADEHIKNGMVEVNGKMVTEMGYKVEPTDEVRFDGKILTPEDKIYILLNKPKGFITTTNDERDRRTVMDLVKNATPTRVFPVGRLDRQTTGVLLFTNDGDLTKKLTHPSHNVRKIYHVVLDRPLHGDDMERVRKGIPMTEGIARVDKVSYIEGKPHNEVGVEIHIGWNRVVRRIFERLGYKIVSLDRVSFAGLTKKNVKRGTWRILDKQEIDFLKMV
- a CDS encoding superoxide dismutase, which codes for MAFQLPELPYAFDALEPHIDAKTMEIHHDKHHAGYTNNLNAAIEGTALEGKTIEEILVEGFETPAVRNNGGGFYNHSLFWQILSPNGGGEPKGELAEAIKEKFGSFDKFKEEFSNKAKTQFGSGWAWLCVYKGGKVDVCSTANQDNPLMPNGCGGTPILGLDVWEHAYYLKYQNKRPDYVAAFWNVVNWEKVEELYAKNK
- a CDS encoding sensor histidine kinase, producing the protein MLNKWAVLFVLLGILITTVYISKTIVDQLRSEEEHKVETIVAALELQSSDRETSPKARDLALRILAENNAIPLILIDEDNVFSYQKNLDHIEKRLETDSLFLKNYIEKLRSYHEPIKVDLPFGTQSIYYQNSQLLKKLQYYPLILIVILMVFAVLVIWYFRIVDASSQNFLWAGMAKETAHQIGTPLSSLLGWIEILKYENVDKNILYEIESDVKRLKQIADRFSKIGSTPELKKTNVVKVAKDSYEYLKKRISDKVIFSFYSQEKELCSNVSPELLSWVFENVMRNAVDAMQNRGEISFKILKRENKIIILIKDTGPGIDSSKIGKIFDPGYTTKKRGWGIGLSLAKRIVEEFHNGSIYVDFSDKENGTQFCIELNECS
- a CDS encoding aminopeptidase P family protein, translated to MLVKEKVSALRNAMQSNNIDAFIVFSADPHMSEYMPTHWQERAWLSGFTGSAGFVVITKDKAGLWTDSRYFVQAPMELEGSGIDLFKDGVEGTPNYIDWIIEQIPEGGKVGVNALATSRANWQTLEDKLNSKGIQLIHIPLIDEVWKDRKIEKSDAIFVHPLEYAGESVQEKLAKIKEKMHQKGADTHIVTALDDVAWTTNLRGNDVAFNPVFLGYLCIEEDKTTLFVEPQKVTEDVKAHLEQAHVQIKDYDAFFDYLKTLKGKNILLAPNANQLIFSTLSADNKIIVAPAPGNLFKAIKNEAELEGFRKVMVRDGVSLVKFFHWLKTSAGKEDLNEYSIGEKLREFRAQGEAFVGESFGSIVGYQGNGAVVHYSAAKDTAKKVKNEGTILIDSGGQYLEGTTDITRTLSFDEPSAEFKKDWTLVLKGMINLSMARFPKGTCGVHLDAIARLPLWMNDRDFGHGTGHGVGSFMNVHEGPQNIRKNLNNTQLVPGMVVSNEPGLYRENKYGIRIENLIAVSEYSTSEFGEFYEFETLTLCPLFIDCLDVKLLTEEEKTWLNKYHSRVETALSPYLEGAEKEFLIHECRTID
- a CDS encoding OmpA family protein yields the protein MKKFNLALGLAATLFVGANSYAQDASNPWGITIGAHAVDFTSAGRGVFDGFFDTDDYEIVPPLSKLSVIRHLGGKFSADLTASIGEVSNKRMKVDDKLFVNAGLGLRYRLLGKADKSYWFDPYLRIGASYHHYDYTGINFGENETYTMGTGETVSGKFEGKENYLMAQGGAGINFWITDNFGINLASDYNFSPIGDNSDYINFFQHTAGVTFKFGKQDRDKDGIEDSKDQCPDTPGLAEFNGCPDTDGDGIPDNLDNCPNEAGPKENNGCPWKDTDGDGLNDNVDNCPNQAGPRENNGCPWPDTDRDGFTDNVDKCPNEAGVAPDGCPVAEEVIIAEKVERINVDFTVEFATNKADIRPSSDAKIDQKAQEIKDLLAAYPDLKLNIDGYTDNTGRAAYNLKLSERRAASVVKALEQRGIPAGVLSARGFGQENPKCTNDTPEGRQCNRRVAVSVKSLH
- the smpB gene encoding SsrA-binding protein SmpB; this translates as MQKQVNIKNKKARFNYELIEEFTAGIQLVGTEIKSIRMGKASIAESFCEVKNGEVFIVNMHINEYDWGTHFNHKIKRDRKLLLHKREIQKLDRKTKESGLTIVPTLLYINSKGYAKLKIYLAKGKKLFDKRQVLKEKDIKRNLDRIQKIF